The Bernardetia litoralis DSM 6794 genome includes a window with the following:
- a CDS encoding acyl carrier protein encodes MNIQPTFNTHNQNNLNSFFSTPSFSKNSTKKEATENQTKNTIQFSLKISHYVKMILLSLGIKEERIQPHRDFYEDFDFDILTHLNMIFLVEAYFSIFINDEEAEKINTIKELEQIIQKKLL; translated from the coding sequence ATGAATATTCAACCTACTTTCAACACACACAATCAAAATAATTTAAATAGTTTTTTCTCTACACCTTCGTTTTCTAAAAATTCTACTAAAAAAGAAGCAACTGAAAATCAGACAAAAAACACAATTCAATTTTCTTTAAAAATATCTCATTATGTCAAAATGATTTTATTGAGTTTGGGTATAAAAGAAGAAAGAATCCAACCTCACAGAGATTTTTATGAAGATTTTGATTTTGATATTCTTACACACCTTAATATGATTTTTTTAGTAGAAGCCTATTTTTCTATCTTTATAAATGATGAAGAAGCTGAAAAAATAAATACAATTAAGGAATTAGAACAAATAATCCAAAAGAAACTTTTATAA
- a CDS encoding trigger factor — protein MEIKLEKKNETNAFIHVSVKEEDYKAKFDKKLEDYRKQASIKGFRPGKAPMSLVNKMIGKEVRMDEVNDVVTKGVSNYIQEEKLDLLGAPIPQAENVDFGKQKEFEFSYEIGLVPDFEYDISDKVKADNYKIDITTKEVDTYIDNLRSRFGNVENPEASDKDDFVYGEIFQMGKDEEGNETKTFSVETLIPTNKLAKSQASKFIGVKAGDTFTFDMVKALPEAKERGLALGVEKEDAAKLEGEFTMVVESITRRVPAEMDEEFFKKVGAFKPVEPKLVTEGEEAQEEEVPAEPEVMNEEEFRNEIMTRLKEDYAKEAEALTDIYLRRDLIENTKMDLPDEFLKRWLMFANEGKFTTEQIEEEYPEFIKEMKWSLLQNRILKDKEVEITKEDIMVEARKEIQNMMMRMGGGMQLPEDQMDNMAESFLKAEDGKHYQQIATQAMRNRSMKAVRESVSLKDKVVSEEEFAEIAESLNK, from the coding sequence GTGGAAATTAAGTTAGAAAAAAAGAACGAAACAAATGCTTTCATTCATGTTTCAGTAAAAGAAGAGGATTACAAAGCTAAATTTGATAAAAAATTAGAAGACTATCGCAAACAGGCTTCTATAAAAGGTTTTCGCCCAGGAAAAGCTCCTATGAGTTTGGTAAACAAAATGATAGGAAAAGAAGTGAGAATGGACGAAGTGAATGATGTAGTAACTAAAGGAGTAAGTAATTATATCCAAGAAGAAAAACTGGACTTATTAGGCGCACCAATTCCACAAGCTGAAAATGTAGATTTTGGTAAACAAAAAGAATTTGAATTTTCTTACGAAATTGGTTTAGTTCCTGATTTTGAGTATGATATTTCTGATAAAGTAAAAGCTGATAATTATAAAATTGATATTACTACAAAAGAAGTAGATACATATATCGACAATCTTCGTTCTCGTTTTGGAAATGTAGAAAACCCAGAAGCATCTGATAAAGATGATTTTGTTTATGGTGAAATTTTCCAAATGGGAAAAGATGAAGAAGGAAACGAAACAAAAACTTTCTCAGTAGAAACTCTTATCCCAACTAATAAATTAGCTAAATCTCAAGCAAGCAAATTTATAGGTGTGAAAGCTGGTGATACATTTACTTTTGATATGGTAAAAGCTCTTCCAGAAGCAAAAGAAAGAGGTCTTGCTTTGGGAGTAGAAAAAGAAGATGCTGCCAAACTTGAAGGAGAATTCACAATGGTAGTAGAAAGTATTACACGTCGTGTTCCTGCTGAAATGGATGAAGAATTTTTCAAAAAAGTAGGTGCATTCAAACCTGTTGAGCCAAAATTAGTAACAGAAGGCGAAGAAGCACAAGAAGAAGAAGTTCCTGCTGAACCTGAAGTAATGAACGAAGAAGAGTTTCGTAATGAAATAATGACTCGTTTGAAAGAAGACTATGCTAAAGAAGCAGAAGCTCTTACAGATATTTATCTTCGTAGAGATTTAATCGAAAACACCAAAATGGATCTTCCTGATGAGTTTTTGAAACGCTGGTTGATGTTTGCTAATGAAGGAAAATTCACAACAGAACAAATTGAAGAAGAATACCCAGAGTTCATCAAAGAAATGAAATGGTCACTTCTTCAAAACCGTATCTTGAAAGACAAAGAAGTAGAGATTACTAAAGAAGATATTATGGTTGAAGCTCGTAAAGAAATTCAAAACATGATGATGCGTATGGGTGGTGGAATGCAACTTCCTGAAGACCAAATGGACAACATGGCTGAAAGTTTCTTGAAAGCAGAAGATGGCAAACATTATCAACAAATTGCTACTCAAGCAATGCGTAATCGTTCTATGAAAGCTGTTCGTGAATCAGTTTCACTTAAAGATAAAGTAGTAAGCGAAGAAGAATTTGCTGAGATTGCTGAATCTCTCAACAAATAA
- a CDS encoding M42 family metallopeptidase: MNIEKIDIELLSRLTNAAGAPGYEDRIREQIQKEIKDYVDEMSVDNLGNLIALKKGTNSDSSENKKVMVDAHMDEIAFMVTHIDNDGFVRFHPLGGFDPKTLTAQRVIVHGKKDMLGVLGTKAIHMMTAEERKKTAELDDYFVDLGLPKEEVEKFVSVGDTITRERDLIEIGNTISTKSLDNRIAVYILVETLKNLEATPYDVYAVFSVQEEVGLRGALVATRNIEPDFAICLDTTVTNDMPNVAPQKKVTQLGKGTGIKILDSQTICDPRMVDFLKATADRDGLKWQPEVLPAGGTNTASLQRGGKGSIAGAISIPTRYLHQVTEMVHKEDVLESTRLLMAALETMDKYNWDR, encoded by the coding sequence ATGAATATTGAAAAAATAGATATTGAATTATTATCTCGTCTTACCAATGCAGCAGGCGCACCTGGTTATGAAGACCGAATTCGTGAACAAATCCAGAAAGAAATAAAAGACTATGTCGATGAAATGAGTGTTGATAATTTGGGTAACTTGATTGCTCTCAAAAAAGGAACAAATTCAGATTCTTCTGAAAATAAAAAAGTAATGGTAGATGCTCACATGGATGAAATAGCTTTTATGGTTACTCATATTGATAATGATGGTTTTGTGCGTTTTCATCCACTTGGAGGTTTTGACCCAAAAACTCTGACAGCACAACGTGTTATTGTTCACGGAAAAAAAGATATGTTGGGTGTTTTGGGAACAAAAGCAATTCACATGATGACTGCCGAGGAACGCAAAAAAACGGCTGAATTAGATGATTATTTTGTTGATTTGGGCTTACCAAAAGAAGAAGTCGAAAAGTTTGTTTCTGTTGGTGATACCATTACAAGAGAAAGAGATTTGATTGAAATAGGAAATACAATTTCTACAAAATCGTTAGATAATAGAATTGCTGTTTATATTTTGGTAGAAACATTGAAAAATTTGGAAGCAACTCCTTACGATGTTTATGCTGTGTTTTCTGTACAGGAAGAGGTTGGTTTGCGTGGAGCTTTAGTTGCTACTCGTAATATTGAGCCTGATTTTGCTATTTGTTTGGATACAACAGTTACTAATGATATGCCAAATGTTGCACCTCAAAAAAAAGTAACTCAGTTGGGAAAAGGAACAGGAATTAAGATTTTGGATTCTCAAACTATTTGTGACCCTAGAATGGTTGATTTCTTGAAAGCAACAGCTGATAGAGATGGTTTGAAATGGCAACCTGAAGTTTTGCCTGCTGGTGGAACAAATACAGCGTCTCTACAACGTGGTGGAAAAGGTTCAATTGCTGGTGCAATTTCAATTCCTACTCGTTATTTGCATCAAGTAACTGAAATGGTTCATAAAGAGGATGTTTTGGAAAGTACAAGATTACTTATGGCTGCTTTGGAAACAATGGATAAATATAATTGGGACAGATAA
- a CDS encoding ABC transporter permease, with translation MNKIKIIIEREYLTRVRKKSFIVMSLLAPFLVVALMVVPAWLTSLDSGQKIIQVVDEANLLNGLSEIDNVKLAYPIENNIEEVKENLKEKAKEFDGLLFIPKTISSENTDGILLFADKNISIQLEKKIEREIAKNLEEKKLVKLGMNPVLIKDAKTKVKLMVTPLYSEESRTDSTVASIVAYLSAVMIYFFIFLYGAQVMRGVMEEKTNRIVEVIISSVKPFELMLGKIIGVAFVAFTQFLIWIVLGLVLFFVISSVFSLENNMTQEEAQAIIAQSGGMASQLETTLEVQNVLETVQTLNFPLIIGAFGFYFIMGYLVYGALYGAVGSIVDNQTDTQQFMLPITIPLITAIGIIGLVVNDPDGTVAFWASMFPLTSPIIMMVRIPFEPPLWEVALSMTILFLTFLGTTWIVGRIYRIGILMYGKKPTYREVSKWLFYKA, from the coding sequence ATGAACAAAATAAAAATAATTATAGAAAGAGAATATTTGACTAGAGTACGCAAAAAGTCATTTATTGTAATGTCACTTTTAGCTCCTTTTTTAGTGGTTGCTTTGATGGTTGTTCCTGCTTGGCTGACTTCTTTAGATTCTGGTCAAAAAATAATACAAGTAGTTGATGAAGCAAATTTACTAAATGGGCTTTCAGAAATTGATAATGTAAAATTAGCTTACCCTATTGAAAATAATATTGAAGAAGTAAAAGAAAATCTAAAGGAAAAAGCAAAAGAGTTTGATGGTTTATTATTTATTCCCAAAACAATAAGTTCAGAAAATACAGATGGAATTTTACTTTTTGCTGATAAAAATATTTCTATTCAATTAGAAAAAAAGATTGAAAGAGAAATTGCCAAAAACCTAGAAGAAAAAAAATTAGTAAAATTAGGAATGAATCCTGTTTTGATAAAAGATGCCAAAACAAAAGTAAAATTGATGGTTACGCCTCTTTATTCCGAAGAAAGCCGTACTGATTCGACAGTTGCTAGTATTGTGGCTTATTTGAGCGCAGTGATGATTTATTTCTTTATTTTCCTGTATGGTGCGCAGGTTATGCGTGGTGTAATGGAAGAAAAAACCAACCGAATTGTAGAAGTTATTATCTCTTCTGTCAAGCCTTTTGAGCTAATGTTGGGCAAAATTATTGGTGTGGCATTTGTTGCCTTTACTCAATTTTTGATTTGGATTGTTCTAGGGTTAGTTTTGTTTTTTGTAATTTCTTCTGTTTTTTCATTAGAAAATAATATGACACAAGAAGAGGCTCAAGCAATTATAGCACAGTCTGGAGGAATGGCAAGCCAATTAGAAACCACTTTGGAAGTTCAGAACGTTTTAGAAACTGTTCAAACATTAAACTTTCCTCTTATTATTGGTGCTTTTGGTTTTTATTTTATAATGGGATATTTGGTGTATGGTGCGCTTTATGGTGCTGTCGGTTCGATTGTAGATAATCAAACAGATACACAGCAATTTATGCTTCCTATCACTATTCCACTTATTACAGCTATCGGAATTATTGGTTTGGTTGTTAATGACCCTGACGGAACGGTTGCTTTTTGGGCTTCGATGTTTCCTCTTACTTCGCCTATTATTATGATGGTCAGGATTCCATTTGAGCCACCTCTTTGGGAAGTTGCTTTGTCAATGACTATTTTATTCTTGACTTTTTTAGGAACAACTTGGATAGTAGGCAGAATTTATAGAATAGGAATTTTGATGTACGGCAAAAAACCAACATACAGAGAAGTATCTAAATGGCTTTTTTATAAGGCTTAA
- a CDS encoding AtpZ/AtpI family protein, whose amino-acid sequence MNDNLKPQNNSEDKFSNLKDKFDNEFKQAEEKLNKEFEENLSQNFETDKRKEDIIENAESIPTFKNSYTEKLNNASQKREEALKKGSNKYIKYSSIGVEMIGSVILGGFLGNWLDKKIEIGFPLFTITLILLGLGATFTHLIMQLNADNKKEEEKRKKAQD is encoded by the coding sequence ATGAACGACAACTTGAAACCTCAAAATAATTCAGAAGATAAATTTTCAAATCTAAAAGATAAATTTGACAATGAATTTAAACAAGCCGAAGAAAAGCTAAATAAAGAGTTTGAAGAAAATTTAAGTCAAAATTTTGAAACTGATAAAAGAAAAGAAGACATAATAGAAAATGCAGAATCGATTCCTACATTTAAGAATTCTTATACAGAAAAATTAAATAATGCTTCTCAGAAAAGAGAAGAGGCTCTCAAAAAAGGTTCTAATAAATATATCAAATATTCTAGTATTGGAGTAGAAATGATAGGTTCTGTAATTTTAGGTGGTTTTCTAGGAAATTGGCTAGATAAAAAAATAGAAATTGGTTTTCCTCTTTTTACCATTACACTTATTTTGCTTGGTTTGGGGGCTACATTTACGCACCTTATTATGCAACTCAATGCTGATAATAAAAAGGAAGAAGAAAAAAGAAAAAAAGCACAAGACTAA
- a CDS encoding bactofilin family protein has translation MFQSKKQTASSKEVEANNIIGKGTKIIGDLITEGNIRIDGEINGNITSKSKVALGGGSNLKGNLVSSNAEVEGEVTGNLFIAELLILKANAVINGDVSALRMLTEPGAKINGQCKVGEAPKATTSLSNTALNGNSGLNGKNNERQLETSK, from the coding sequence ATGTTTCAATCAAAAAAACAAACAGCAAGTTCAAAAGAAGTAGAAGCAAATAATATTATAGGTAAAGGCACTAAAATTATAGGTGACTTAATAACAGAAGGAAATATTCGCATTGATGGAGAAATCAATGGGAATATTACTTCAAAATCCAAAGTCGCACTAGGAGGAGGTTCTAATTTAAAAGGAAATTTAGTGTCTAGCAATGCAGAAGTAGAAGGTGAAGTTACAGGAAACCTTTTCATAGCTGAATTACTTATTTTGAAAGCAAATGCAGTTATTAATGGCGACGTATCTGCTTTGCGTATGCTAACTGAACCAGGTGCTAAAATAAATGGACAATGTAAAGTAGGAGAAGCTCCAAAGGCAACTACTTCTTTATCAAATACTGCTTTAAATGGTAATTCTGGATTAAATGGCAAAAATAATGAACGACAACTTGAAACCTCAAAATAA
- a CDS encoding MBOAT family O-acyltransferase: protein MESIFLYKENEPLIFTNVLFWFFFAFVLFIYQFAKDKQIARTSFLALFSLYFYYLSSGWFFLLLIFSTIVDYFIGEGIFKSEDEKHRKLLVTLSVVINLSVLAYFKYTFFFVDSLNTTSEWLSGTSWDIAKTDYFAYLLNLLVGKPYFDTTSIFLPVGISFYTFQTISYSIDIYRRQLEPVKNIIDFGFFVSFFPQLVAGPIVRASEFVPQIYQKYKLSSTEYNEAIFLIINGLVKKMLISDYISANYVDRIFAEPFQYTGFENLMAVYGYAIQIYCDFSGYTDIAIGVALLLGFRLPINFNSPYKSVSITDFWRRWHISLSSWLRDYLYIPLGGNRKGKVRTYVNLFLTMLLGGLWHGNAWRFVIWGALHGVALAVHKLWLTFVDIPESWQKSKIYNLIMLIVTFHFVCFCWMYFRAADVSTVNLMLEQIFYKFEFAGIFERIAAYKTIYAVLLLGFVVHWLPEDTKTATRIAFADLPDIIKAIIIMAVLLVLFQFKTAGIQPFIYFQF from the coding sequence ATGGAAAGTATTTTTTTATACAAAGAAAACGAGCCACTAATTTTTACAAATGTATTATTTTGGTTTTTCTTTGCGTTCGTACTTTTCATTTATCAATTTGCAAAAGATAAACAAATTGCAAGAACTTCATTTTTGGCTCTCTTTAGTCTATATTTTTATTATTTGTCAAGTGGTTGGTTTTTCTTGCTTCTGATTTTTTCTACAATTGTAGATTATTTTATTGGAGAAGGAATTTTTAAAAGCGAAGATGAAAAACATCGGAAATTATTAGTTACTTTGAGTGTTGTCATTAATCTATCGGTTTTGGCATATTTTAAATACACTTTTTTCTTTGTTGATTCTCTTAATACCACTTCTGAATGGCTTTCAGGAACTTCTTGGGATATTGCCAAAACAGATTATTTTGCTTATTTGCTCAATCTTCTTGTAGGAAAACCTTATTTTGATACCACTTCTATTTTTCTTCCTGTCGGAATTTCATTTTATACTTTTCAAACAATTAGTTATTCGATAGATATTTATAGAAGACAATTAGAACCTGTCAAAAATATAATTGATTTTGGGTTTTTTGTGAGCTTTTTCCCTCAACTTGTAGCGGGACCAATTGTAAGAGCATCCGAATTTGTCCCACAGATTTATCAAAAATACAAACTTTCAAGTACAGAATATAACGAAGCTATCTTTTTGATTATAAATGGATTAGTCAAAAAAATGCTTATCTCAGATTATATTTCTGCTAATTATGTAGATAGAATTTTTGCCGAACCATTTCAATATACAGGTTTTGAAAACTTGATGGCTGTTTATGGTTATGCCATTCAAATTTATTGTGATTTTTCGGGTTATACAGATATTGCGATTGGCGTAGCTTTACTTTTAGGTTTTCGTTTGCCAATCAATTTTAATTCGCCTTACAAATCTGTGAGTATTACTGATTTTTGGCGCAGATGGCATATTTCACTCTCTTCTTGGCTACGTGATTATTTGTATATTCCTTTAGGTGGAAATCGAAAAGGGAAAGTAAGAACGTATGTAAATCTATTCTTGACGATGCTTTTAGGTGGGCTTTGGCACGGAAATGCTTGGCGTTTTGTGATTTGGGGTGCGCTTCATGGTGTTGCTTTAGCTGTTCACAAACTTTGGCTTACCTTCGTGGATATTCCAGAATCTTGGCAAAAATCAAAGATTTATAATTTGATAATGCTCATTGTTACCTTTCACTTTGTTTGTTTTTGCTGGATGTATTTTCGTGCTGCCGATGTTTCAACAGTCAATTTAATGTTAGAACAGATTTTTTATAAATTTGAATTTGCAGGAATTTTTGAAAGAATTGCAGCTTATAAAACTATTTATGCTGTCTTGCTTTTAGGTTTTGTTGTTCACTGGTTGCCAGAAGATACAAAAACAGCGACACGAATTGCCTTTGCTGATTTGCCAGATATTATAAAAGCAATTATTATTATGGCTGTTCTTTTAGTTTTATTTCAATTCAAAACAGCAGGGATTCAGCCGTTTATTTATTTTCAGTTTTAA
- a CDS encoding glycosyltransferase — MFTLIYGWHNKPTFIPKQASKNKIRFSILIPVRNEAQNIATLLNDLSLQNLDKSNFEVLVLDDNSDDETAQIVKDLIAKMPYSLQLISVPAADSAHKKRAITLGVSRAKFEYIITTDGDCRVKKSWLSTFSNFIFHKEKTDKKALFVAGAVRLNHKRDFFAALQAAEFATLIGCGGAALNLGFPFTCNGANMAYSKKLFEKMGGYENKSDRNNEINNGYQISSGDDEFLLHKFYKNYPKNIFFLKSDKAIVETEAAQSWKQFYNQRKRWASKWNQHKKISHAAISIFVFLIQVFTLLMFIFISSDALNDNSFLINSELKKYLYLTFFIKMSIEFLFLSSILFFLKQLKAILTLPFWWFFYSFYAIFFGLVAQKKGYQWKGRKTK; from the coding sequence TTGTTTACACTAATTTATGGTTGGCACAATAAGCCTACTTTTATTCCTAAACAAGCAAGTAAAAACAAAATTCGTTTTTCTATCCTAATTCCTGTCCGAAATGAAGCTCAAAATATTGCAACTTTATTAAATGATTTATCTCTACAAAATTTGGATAAAAGTAATTTTGAAGTTTTGGTTCTGGATGATAATTCTGATGATGAAACGGCACAAATTGTAAAAGATTTAATCGCAAAAATGCCTTATTCTTTACAACTTATTTCTGTTCCTGCTGCTGATTCTGCCCACAAAAAACGAGCAATTACTTTAGGAGTTTCTAGAGCAAAATTTGAATATATTATTACAACTGATGGAGATTGTAGAGTAAAGAAAAGCTGGCTTTCTACTTTTTCAAATTTTATTTTTCACAAAGAAAAAACAGATAAAAAAGCCCTTTTTGTTGCTGGAGCAGTTCGTTTAAATCATAAAAGAGATTTTTTTGCAGCTTTGCAGGCTGCTGAATTTGCAACTTTGATAGGTTGTGGAGGAGCTGCACTTAATTTAGGTTTTCCATTTACATGCAATGGTGCAAACATGGCATATTCCAAAAAACTATTTGAAAAAATGGGAGGATATGAAAATAAAAGCGATAGAAATAATGAGATTAATAATGGTTACCAAATTTCGTCTGGAGATGATGAATTTTTATTACACAAATTTTATAAAAATTATCCTAAAAATATATTTTTCTTAAAATCAGATAAAGCCATTGTAGAAACAGAGGCTGCCCAAAGTTGGAAACAATTTTATAATCAGCGTAAACGCTGGGCAAGCAAATGGAATCAACACAAAAAAATCAGTCATGCAGCCATTAGTATTTTTGTGTTTTTAATTCAAGTTTTTACGCTCTTGATGTTTATTTTTATTAGTTCTGATGCATTAAATGATAATTCTTTTTTAATAAATTCAGAATTAAAAAAATATCTTTATCTTACTTTTTTCATTAAAATGAGTATAGAATTTTTATTTTTATCATCTATATTATTTTTTTTAAAACAATTAAAAGCTATTCTCACATTACCTTTTTGGTGGTTTTTTTATAGTTTTTATGCTATCTTCTTTGGACTTGTTGCACAAAAAAAAGGGTATCAATGGAAAGGAAGAAAAACAAAATAA
- a CDS encoding ABC transporter permease, with the protein MASEFEHISPSSQIRKRLLNHKPAMFGLFVILFAVFVAIAGHTIMPDKTPNANDGAVQIGKKLPVFETKMLKFRKRIATEHTGFFESIYYGDETDYTITPIDTFRIVGDTVFYKKYGRKQKELSYSLIYATVPVFSGFSGLLSDDSLNYNYQIKGDTVRYVDIQKRIKTTTLFELSEEFQKNNIENRTYWLGTDRSGRDILSRLMYGTRISLMIGGIAVLISLALGVTLGAISGYFGGWIDNVIHWFMTVVWSIPSIMLIIAITIVLQSKGIWVAFVAVGLTMWVEIARIVRGKIKTIKRKPFIEATHAFGMSHWRIIFRHILPNMLGEIVVVTTSNFAAAILIEAGLSFLGLGVQPPTPSWGMMVSEGYAVIGTSNSWHLIVFPSLCISILVLAFNLLGNGLRDAYDPNTRG; encoded by the coding sequence ATGGCATCAGAATTTGAGCATATATCGCCTTCTTCACAGATACGCAAACGCTTATTGAATCACAAACCAGCAATGTTTGGGCTTTTTGTGATTCTATTTGCCGTCTTTGTGGCTATTGCAGGACATACTATCATGCCTGACAAAACACCAAATGCAAACGATGGTGCAGTACAGATAGGCAAAAAATTGCCTGTCTTTGAAACGAAAATGTTAAAGTTTAGAAAACGAATTGCAACTGAACATACAGGTTTTTTTGAAAGTATTTATTATGGAGATGAAACAGATTATACCATTACACCCATAGATACTTTTCGCATTGTAGGAGATACAGTATTTTATAAAAAATATGGTAGAAAGCAAAAAGAACTTTCTTATTCGCTTATTTATGCAACTGTTCCTGTTTTTTCTGGTTTTTCTGGTTTGCTCTCTGATGATTCTCTCAATTATAATTATCAAATCAAAGGAGATACAGTTCGTTATGTCGATATTCAAAAACGTATCAAAACTACCACTTTATTTGAGCTTTCTGAAGAATTTCAAAAGAATAATATAGAAAATCGTACTTATTGGCTAGGCACAGACCGTTCGGGTAGAGATATTTTGAGCCGTTTGATGTATGGAACACGTATTTCTCTTATGATTGGAGGAATTGCTGTCTTGATTTCTCTAGCTTTGGGAGTAACATTAGGAGCTATTTCTGGTTATTTTGGTGGCTGGATAGATAATGTTATTCATTGGTTTATGACTGTTGTTTGGTCTATTCCTAGTATTATGCTCATTATTGCAATTACGATTGTGCTTCAAAGTAAAGGAATTTGGGTGGCTTTTGTGGCTGTTGGACTGACAATGTGGGTAGAAATTGCTCGTATTGTAAGAGGAAAAATCAAAACAATAAAAAGGAAACCATTTATAGAAGCTACACACGCTTTCGGAATGAGTCATTGGAGAATTATTTTTAGACATATTTTGCCTAATATGTTGGGAGAAATTGTCGTTGTTACGACTTCAAATTTTGCAGCAGCTATTTTGATAGAAGCAGGTTTGAGCTTTTTAGGATTAGGGGTTCAGCCTCCTACGCCTTCTTGGGGAATGATGGTTTCGGAAGGTTATGCTGTTATCGGAACGAGTAATAGTTGGCATTTGATTGTTTTTCCAAGTCTTTGTATTAGTATTCTCGTTCTCGCTTTTAATCTCTTGGGAAATGGCTTGAGAGATGCGTATGACCCAAATACTAGAGGATAG